The following coding sequences are from one Aethina tumida isolate Nest 87 chromosome 2, icAetTumi1.1, whole genome shotgun sequence window:
- the LOC109607085 gene encoding probable G-protein coupled receptor Mth-like 10 isoform X2, which translates to MQTTVLCFVILSSLHTIAGHSCPAGTDLGDNYNYKNVSSVNCGCDNPSLCFRKCCRPGFRITRGFCVKDNSSDLTFPVYRDKTVFVRNVTVNKYMAGVMDCNFFLFKNANGESLYVQENNHLWTSSNKSYDYRYFCLDYYTVYGKSGFGALICFQKDVQKAIYKIGMLISIPFLFLTLLVHCILPEKNLHMKALMCYVTNLMLSYIMLVTIELSEGFSTGVCTFLGFTCLFCFISSIFWINVICIDIWLTFSGKLGVHGSRNEGRRVLFYSAYAVLAPVILILITFLINQYGDSTKDYHPGIGGGQCFLKTKWPYLYYFHLPMGILLTVNITLFTLTAIKIRQAKRETKVLKRDDNRTTSENSKNIFRFNLYLKLLFAMGVNWSLETISWALETFATVPKEIFYVTDFCNAIYGLLIFLIFVCKKRTWKILKKRYYQFLGRSHLAHSMSTTNQSTRITSVSISDAPTNGEMRNAESIRLSKRAN; encoded by the exons ATGCAAACAACAGTGCTATGTTTCGTGATATTGTCGTCGTTGCACACGATTGCAGGACACTCGTGTCCTGCAGGAACCGACCTGGGGGACAACTACAATTACAAAAACGTATCGTCGGTGAATTGTGGCTGTGACAATCCCAGTTTGTGTTTTCGAAAATGCTGCAGGCCGGGTTTTCGAATTACCCGAGGGTTCTGCGTTAAGGACAACTCGAGTGACTTAACGTTTCCGGTGTACAGGGATAAGACGGTGTTCGTGAGGAATGTCACCGTAAACAAATACATGGCCGGTGTTAtggattgtaatttttttctcttcaAAAACGCAAATGGGGAGTCGTTGTACGTTCAAGAAAATAATCACTTGTGGACCAGCAGCAATAAAAGTTATGACTACCGTTACTTTTGTCTGGATTATTACACAGTTTATGGCAAAAGCGGATTCGGTGCCCTTATTTGTTTCCAAAAGGATGTGCAGAAggccatttataaaatag GTATGCTGATATCCATTCCATTCCTCTTCCTAACATTACTGGTTCATTGCATCTTACCTGAAAAAAATCTGCATATGAAGGCTCTTATGTGCTACGTTACAAATTTGATGTTGTCTTACATTATGCTGGTTACCATTGAACTCTCAGAAGGATTTTCAACAGGCGTTTGCACTTTCCTag gtTTTACATGTCTATTTTGCTTCATATCCTCAATTTTCTGGATTAATGTAATTTGCATCGATATCTGGCTTACTTTTAG cgGAAAACTGGGAGTGCATGGAAGTAGAAATGAGGGTAGACGAGTCTTATTTTATTCTGCATACGCTGTATTAGCACCAGTTATTTTGATActaatcacatttttaattaaccagtATGGTGATAGCACCAAAGATTACCATCCTGGTATTGGTGGAGGCCAATGTTTTTTGAAAA CGAAATGGccgtatttatattacttcCATTTGCCAATGGGAATATTGCTAACcgttaatattacattattcacACTCACAGCCATTAAAATTCGTCAAGCAAAACGGGAGACCAAAGTACTCAAGAGAGATGATAATAGAACCACATCCGAAAACTCTAAGAA tatttttaggtTCAATCTTTATCTAAAACTTCTCTTTGCAATGGGTGTGAACTGGTCTTTGGAAACCATATCATGGGCCCTGGAAACATTTGCCACCGTTCCCAAAGAAATATTCTACGTCACCGACTTCTGCAATGCCATTTATGGATTACtgatattcttaattttcgtCTGTAAGAAGAGAACTTGGAagatattaaagaaaag aTATTACCAATTCCTTGGAAGATCTCACTTGGCACACAGCATGAGTACCACCAACCAGAGTACCAGGATAACGAGTGTTTCAATAAGTGATGCTCCTACTAATGGTGAAATGAGAAATGCTGAATCCATACGTTTATCCAAAAGAGCAAATTAA